TCTACGCCCGCGACAGCAGCGTCATGACCCCCTGGGGCCCCATCGTCACCCAGATGTACTCCCCCTGGCGCCGCGGCGAATGGGTGGACGTCGTGAAGACCTACCAGAAACTCGACATCCCCATTTACGACATCATCACCGCCGGCAGCCTGGAAGGCGGCGACTTTATGGTGCTGGAACCCGGCGTCATCCTGTGCGGCTACAGCGGCGAGCGCACCTCACCCCAAGGCTTCAAGCAGATGAAAAGCTGGATCGAAAAAGAAGGCTGGGAAGTGAAAGGTTACGAGTTCGACCCCTACTTCCTGCACATCGACGTGCTGGTGGCCGCACTCGCGGACAAATTAGTAGCCGTCTGCGTGGACGCCGTGGAACCGGAACTGGTGCAGTGGTTCAAAGCCCGCAACTTCGACATCATCGACATCTCCTACCCGCAGGTCATGGAGCTGGGCGTAAACGTCGTGGCGCTGGGTAGCGATCGCGTGATGCTGCCGTCCGATAACACCGAACTGAAAGAAAAGTGCCGCGCGCACGGCCTGCAAGTGATCGACCCGGACATCTCCATGATCACCGCCGGCGGCGGCGGCGTGCACTGTATGTGCCAGCCGCTGGCGAGAAAACCTGCATAAGTTTTACCGCACATAAAAAAGGTCGCCCAATGGCCGACCTTTTTCATTGCAGGCGACTTTCTCGTTCCCCGCCATTTCGCGCAGCCGATTCAGCGCGCCGCCTTGATTTCCTCTTCACTCACCAGCAACACCTCATCGCCCCAAGTATTGCTAATAAACGCGATGATCGCTGAAATTTCGCGGTCGGTCAGAAATTCCAGCGCCGGCATCAGGTCCTCTTCACCGCCATTGCGACGCGGTGCCGAGCGCCCGTGCAGCAGCGTCTCGATCAGCAGCTTTTTATTCGCCAGTAACGCGGGATCACGCAGAGAGGGGTACAACGCCTCCTCACCATACCCATCAATCTGATGACACTTCTTGCAGTTGTCGGCAAAGGTAAGCGCACCAAACCCAACCAAGTCCCGGGTCTCCTGCCCCGAGGCAGCGCTTTCAAGTGAAAAAACAGCGAGTAAAAGAGCGGTCAATACTCTGAATTTCATGCAAGGTATCCTGTGGCAGATAACAGCTTTTTTATTTTCCCTGCGCCCGTAACAAACCGGAACCGGCGATACCACCGGCCGCACAGGCCAGAATAATCACCAGCGGCGTCAGCGTGCCGAGCGCCAGCGCACCCACGCCGTAACCGCGCATCGGCAACAACACCAGCAACATGATACCTGCGGGAATCAGCGAGAGCAGGAAACCGCGGGTAACCCAGCTTTTCTGCCACGGCAGCATAAAAATCAGACCGCATACACCGCCCCACACCACGCGCTGGTAGATATAGGCGTTGGAAAGATAGGGCGCGATATCCACGTGCAGAAACCGGGTAAAACCGTAATGCCCCATGGCCCACAGACCGATGGCATAAGCGAGTCCGGCAAAGCAGCCGGCGGCAAAACAGAAGGACAGGTTTCTCAGAAATTCTCGCACTTACTACCTCCACAAATGGTGTCCGCAAAAACGATGTACAAATCAGGAACTGATTGGGGAGGAGTATGCCAGAACCACAACATCGAATCGCAGACCGATGTTCACTTTTACCGGGTAATGTGGAGGTGAAAAAGCACAGAAATAAACAACGCACGGCCCTGACAGCTAGAAAAAATCAGAGGCAGTGCGTTCAGAAAGGAATATTCAGTTTCAGGCGGGGCGCTTGGTTTCGCCGTACAGCTCTTCCAGCATGGAATCGATACGCTCGGCCAGCGCGTCCTGTGAATCGTCCAGCAGGATCACGTGGCCCATCTTGCGGCCCGGGCGCAGGCCCTTGCCGTAAGACCAGACACCCTCATTCTGCAGCGCCGGCTTCTTGTCCACGCCGAGCATATTGATCATCACCGCCGGGCGCGCCGCTGCGGTATCGCCCAGCTCCATGCCCAGAATCGCACGCACGTGGTTGGCAAACTGGCTGGTCTTCGCGCCCGCTAAAGTCCAGTGACCACTGTTGTGCACCCGCGGCGCCAGCTCGTTGATCAGCAGGCCGTCGTCGGTGACGAAGCACTCCATCGCCAGCACGCCTACGTAATCCCAGGCGTTCATCAGGGTTGCCAGGTAGGTCTCCGCGGTGTGCTGCAGCGCTTCACTGACATGCGGCGCCGGTGCGGTGGAAACCAGCAGGGTGCCGTTGTAGTGGTCGTTTTCCGCCAGCGGATAGGTAACCACCTTGCCGTCCGCGGTACGCGCACCGATCAGGGAAACCTCGCGGGAGAAGTGAATCCCCTTCTCCACCACGTATTCAGACTCCGGCACATCATTGGCGATGGCGGCGAGATCTTCATCGCTGTTGACCCGCCACTGGTTCTTGCCGTCGTAGCCGTGTTCACAGCTTTTGATAAACGACGGATAACCCAGCTGTTTCACCGCCGCGCAGATCTCGTCGTAATTGTTGGCCGGCAGGAAAGGCGCAACCGGCAGACCTGCAGCAGTAATCGCGGTCTTTTCGCGCAGGCGGTGCTGGGTTTTTTCGAACGCATCCGGGCGCGGGTACACCGGGCAGCACTGTTCCAGTGCGCGCAGCAGTTCCACCGGCACACCTTCGCGCTCGGCGGTAATCACCTCGGGGCTGCCCATGGCCTGATAGAGCGATGCGATATCATCGCCTTCACCGGCGTGCACGATGGTACCGAGGCCTTCCACACAGGTGGTGTTCTCATCGCCCTCGGCGAGGAAACTGAACTCGATACCCAGCGGACGGGCCTCCTGGGCCATCATCTGCGCCAACTGGCCACAGCCGACAATACCTACACGTCTGACCGTCATTTGCACTACACCTCGTAAACGTTCAGCAATCTCAAACTGGCTTATTCCACTTCAAACGGCACGCTGGCGCTCTGCTTCTCGCGCCAGGCGATCAGGCGTTTCTGCAGTTCCGGATCGGTCAGGGACAACATCTGTGCCGCCATCAGGCCTGCGTTGTAGGCACCGGAGGCACCCACGGCCTGAGTGGCCACAGCAACGCCCTTGGGCATCTGTACGATGGACAGCAGGCTGTCCATGCCGGTCATGAACTTGCTCGCCACCGGCACACCGATCACCGGCAGCGGGGTCATGGCCGCGATCATGCCCGGCAGG
This is a stretch of genomic DNA from Microbulbifer bruguierae. It encodes these proteins:
- the purE gene encoding 5-(carboxyamino)imidazole ribonucleotide mutase is translated as MNELPFEKVTIVMGSQSDWPTMEMATKPLTELGVPFATAVVSAHRTPQRMVEFATTAHERGTQVIIAGAGGSAHLPGMIAAMTPLPVIGVPVASKFMTGMDSLLSIVQMPKGVAVATQAVGASGAYNAGLMAAQMLSLTDPELQKRLIAWREKQSASVPFEVE
- a CDS encoding c-type cytochrome — translated: MKFRVLTALLLAVFSLESAASGQETRDLVGFGALTFADNCKKCHQIDGYGEEALYPSLRDPALLANKKLLIETLLHGRSAPRRNGGEEDLMPALEFLTDREISAIIAFISNTWGDEVLLVSEEEIKAAR
- a CDS encoding 5-(carboxyamino)imidazole ribonucleotide synthase, whose product is MTVRRVGIVGCGQLAQMMAQEARPLGIEFSFLAEGDENTTCVEGLGTIVHAGEGDDIASLYQAMGSPEVITAEREGVPVELLRALEQCCPVYPRPDAFEKTQHRLREKTAITAAGLPVAPFLPANNYDEICAAVKQLGYPSFIKSCEHGYDGKNQWRVNSDEDLAAIANDVPESEYVVEKGIHFSREVSLIGARTADGKVVTYPLAENDHYNGTLLVSTAPAPHVSEALQHTAETYLATLMNAWDYVGVLAMECFVTDDGLLINELAPRVHNSGHWTLAGAKTSQFANHVRAILGMELGDTAAARPAVMINMLGVDKKPALQNEGVWSYGKGLRPGRKMGHVILLDDSQDALAERIDSMLEELYGETKRPA
- a CDS encoding dimethylarginine dimethylaminohydrolase family protein, which codes for MTEFTYKHRNDNGNTARLDNWGIDSEYGVLTDLLVGPIDHYTWQMGNAASRRSVRLGRQFDAAVAKRQHREMLDAYKHAGVTTHLLPADANLPYQLYARDSSVMTPWGPIVTQMYSPWRRGEWVDVVKTYQKLDIPIYDIITAGSLEGGDFMVLEPGVILCGYSGERTSPQGFKQMKSWIEKEGWEVKGYEFDPYFLHIDVLVAALADKLVAVCVDAVEPELVQWFKARNFDIIDISYPQVMELGVNVVALGSDRVMLPSDNTELKEKCRAHGLQVIDPDISMITAGGGGVHCMCQPLARKPA